The following nucleotide sequence is from Nothobranchius furzeri strain GRZ-AD chromosome 11, NfurGRZ-RIMD1, whole genome shotgun sequence.
TTTCACCGGTATTTTGCATTCATTTCAGAGTTTGTTATTGATGGAGGATGTTTTAGTACAATGAATACTTGTTGGTGAGATCAGTTAAAATAAATACAGATTACACTAGATGTAATTCGTTTACAATATTTATTGTAAACTTTTGGGAATAAGATCACTTATATGCTTGAGAAGGCAAGAGTTTTTAATTCTAGTGTGATCAGGTGATTATTCATGTTGTGATTTAGAAGAAATAAAAATAGTAAATTATAATCTAATCTCAATTTATCAGTTTGTTTGAAATCCCAGTTTGTAATTGCAAAGTAGATGTTTAGATTTCTGAAGGTGGAGATAAACACAGATACCATCTTCCTCAGGAAGCGTCACCTCCCTGGTGGCAGGACTCCTGTTCGGCCTGTTGGCTGCTGTTGGTGCCTATCTGACATCTCGTAATCCCAAGAATGTGTGGCTCTCACTGGGTTAGTGGGTTTCGTCAGTTAAAGTAGTCATTATTTGGGTTGCATCATGTAAAGACTTGTTTCCTTTCAGGAACTGCAGGATCTTTGGCTGTAATGATGGGACAGAGGTTTCTAAGCTCCTGGAAGTTTATGCCAGCTGGTCTAGTGACTTTAGCAAGGTAATGCTGCATTCCCTTATCCCAGTTTACTGTAGGAGATTTTAAAATCACattatgattttaatgttttctgcTTTCAGTGGACTGATGCTGGTAAAGATTATCCGTGGAGCATTGAAGTCACGACAACACAAATCTTGAACATTTTCAGAAATATTTTAAGATGACTGTAAATAGAACGTGAAGCATTCACAGCTGTATGATCATGTGACAGTCTTATGTCTTTTTTAAAAAATAACTTagaaaatctcaaagtacatggccGATGTTCTACAGGAAGATGTTTTATcatttaaaaattatatttttgcTGTTAATAAAAACATGTTAATGATGAACAATTTTGAGTTTATTTATGAAGAAATGCTGTTAAAATACATAAAGCACATTTTCAAAAGGGTTCCAGGAACGTTTCTCAAGATTCACAGATGGATCAGAGCGAGCTGCTGGGGTGCACCACTGGTTACCTCCATATAGCGGTCCAGTCCACTCGTCCTTGCTACGGCTGGATGTTTTTGCTTCTGAAGAGGTAGTGGaagaatttcactcacatgtactgtaccagtgtacctgcacatgtgacgtgacaataaaagtgatttgatttgaataaTACTCTGGTATGGGGTGACTTGGAAAAATGCTTTAAACTTGTGTTTCACATCAAAATAGCAGAAACAAAAAATACACATATAAAATGCAAATAAAACACAGGAGAGAGGATCTGTGTGGTTAGACTGAGTAAATGAGTTCATAAGATAGTTTGACCTAAAAGGCTCAAAACTGTTTTAGATGTTAAAACACTCCATTATAGCAGAAACAAAGCCCCAAATGTCTCCTTCGGGGTGATTTTACACCATTATGgagagttgttgttgttttctccaCAGGAAGTGTGTTTTAGTGGCACCATCTTGTTGACACATACTTTATTTAAAATAGCTGTGAGTAAATTTCTCTTGCTAGTCCAAAATCTGCAATCATGACCAGTTCTGGACCCCAAGCAAGTTCTCCAGCTTCAAATCACAATCAAAAACCTCAAAACAAGAATGCTTCACTATGTGCATCCATTTGTAAAGTTATCTACAATAAAACAGTTGTGACTCCTTAAATGTAACTTTTATAATAAAATTaatgcagacccccccccccccccctgcaaacATTACTACAATAGTCGCATATCTTGACCTGAAGACAGTTGAGCGTCTCTTAAAAGAAAAGCACATGAACGCCTGACAGCAAAGCAGGTTCTTACATTGAATGGAGGGAAAAGGAGAAATTCTTACTGTGCTTGTGCACAAAAGTTAGCCCAGATAAAACCTGGAACAGAATGTTCTTTATCTCATTTTCAGAAAAGATCTTATCTTTTCTGACAGGTGCACAAGTTGTAAGACAGAGAAAAATGGAGAGGGGATAAAGAATGATGCTACTCATTGTTCCTTTAAAAGAATATTATtttttgaatatatatatatataatatatatatataaagatttATTTAAGTCATTTTACCGTTAgatgcatccatccattttcatccgattctccggggtcaggtcgcggaggcagcagcctaagcagagaggcccagacttccctctccccagccacttgggccagctcctccgggggatcccaaggcgttccctggccaggtgagagacatagtccctccaccatgtcctgggtcttcctttgggtctcttcctggttggacgtgcctagaaaacctcatcagggaggcatatagaaggcatcctaactagatgctcgtgccacctcaactgcctcctctcgatgtggaggagcagcctgTCTACTCCCAGACCCTCCTGGCTgattgagcttctcaccctatctctaagggagagcccagccaccctacggagaaaaATAATTTCGGCAGCTTCTcattctcattcttttggtcaccatccaaagctcgtgaccgtagaTGAGGGCTGGAACATAGATCGGCCAGAAAATCCAGAGCTTTGctatctggctcagctctcttcaccacaacagaccggcacaacgcccacatcactgcagatgcagcaccaatctgactATCGatcttcccctcactcgtgaccAAGAccatgagatacttaaactcctccacttgggacctCATCCTTTAACGTTCCAACTGGATAACGAGACATTAGCCTGTAGTGATACATATTGAGTTTCCAATCTCACCTGTATACTAATGAGGAACTACACTTCTCTAATAAATATCAAATATATTAGAAGTAGTTTTAAAACTAGAGTAAGGTTTAGATTATTTTTGACAATTTAATGCAATATGAGTAAAAACAATGTTTCCTAGCCTAAAAATCTATACTAACGGTtgctgaagcaaaatgattttgctctacaTGTTGATCTAGCTACGCACATTTAGTGACTCTATCAGTTTGTTGGGCCAGTCACACAGCTCTATTAGTTTGGTGGGCGTGCGGCGTGATGATGCAACGGAGCGAAACAACTTGATGGCTTGTTTGAGTTTTAATTTGGTCATATAAATCATTGAAGTTCATCTAAAACAACAGCTGGTAAAGAATTAAAGCTAGCTCCTAACTGGTGGTCTCTTGTTTCCAAGGCAACcaggcttttcaaaataaaataacaggAAATATAAAGACATATTGCAAGCCTAATAAATGAAAGACAATAAAATTTTAAGTTGATAGTTATGTTAATCCTCATCAgtttttctgtacaaatgagagaagtcaaagttGCCTTTTGGAAacccaattttttttttcaaaatgtttACAAAATGCAaactttttattgcaaaaatatatgGAATTATTAAGTATACTTTAAACTATACTATTATATTGTAacacaggacacgctggagggactatgcgtcttggctggccagggaacgccttgggattcccccagaggagctggcccaagttggggagagggaagtctgggcctcctggGCTGCTGACCCCACGACCCTActccagaagcaactgaagatggatggatggatgtaatatACTAACATACCCAAGTGTAACACAGGGACATACGGTTCTTTTATTTTGGTGCAAAAACAACTAAGTCTTTGTCATTCTATTGATTATTACAAACTTGAGGAAAACTCAAGATGCTCACTTGTCTTAAAATCCAAGAGAAATCAGGATTGTTTTGGTGTATTAACTAATAATTGACTGTTTTACATCAGTATCAGATGATTTCTCCAAACAAGAATCATGTCAAATCATTGCGCTTGTTTCTTTAACGTCAAATTGCCAAATTTTAGGTATTTGTGCAGTTATTTTGGCTTACTGTTTAAAAATACTCTAAATAAACTACATTTTCTGCATGTTTGATGAGGATGTTAAATTCAAATAAGTACCCAGAGCTTAAAATAATAAATGACAGCGAAACCCAAATAATAAAACAGTTACACTTCAAGCCACAAACCTTCCTTTAAGATGACCTTCAAAT
It contains:
- the tmem14cb gene encoding transmembrane protein 14Cb translates to MEIDWIGFSYALLVSTGGVVGYVKAGSVTSLVAGLLFGLLAAVGAYLTSRNPKNVWLSLGTAGSLAVMMGQRFLSSWKFMPAGLVTLASGLMLVKIIRGALKSRQHKS